The Marinitoga hydrogenitolerans DSM 16785 DNA segment CTAATAAAAATATTCCTATTTTAATAACAGGAGAAAGTGGTACAGGAAAAGAGGTCGTAGCTCAAGCTATTTACAAAATTAGTAATAGCAAAAAATTTATTGCTGTTAATTGTGGGGCTATCCCACCAGAACTTTTTGAAAGTGAATTATTTGGATATGAAAAAGGAGCTTTTACTGGAGCAGATCATTCCAAACAAGGAAAATTTGAATTAGCAGACAATGGCACATTATTTTTAGATGAAATCGGAGAATTGCCTAAAAATATGCAAGTAAAATTATTAAGAGTTTTAGAAACAAAAGAAGTAGAAAGAATTGGTTCAACGAAACCCAAAAAAGTTAATGTCAGGATAATCGCTGCTACAAATAGAAATTTGAAAAAGATGGTTGACGATGGTGAATTTAGAGAAGATTTATATTTTAGACTATCTGTTTTTCAAATAAATGTTGAACCTTTAAGGAAACATCGAGAAGATATACCTTTACTTGTCAATTATTTTATCCATAAGGCTAATGAAGAATTTAACACTATGATAAAAGGGATTAACCCTGATGCATTAGACATTCTTATTAAATATAATTGGCCGGGTAATGTACGCGAACTGAAAAATGTAATTTATTCCATGGTTGCTATTTCCACTAGTGACATCCTAGATAAAACACTTATCCCGGAAAATATTAAAGAATCTGAAAATTTAGAATATATAAAGATACCTCTCGGGTTACAGTTAGAAGAAGCTGAAAAAAGATATATAATAAAAACTTTAGAATTTACAAAAAATAACAAAACACAAGCTGCAAATATCTTAGGTATAACAAAAATGACGTTATTTTCCAAATTAAAAAAATGGAAAATTAATTGATTGGGGGGATTAAAATGACAAATGAAGAGAAAAAAAAGAACTCTGATTTAAATCTAGATGAATTA contains these protein-coding regions:
- a CDS encoding sigma-54-dependent transcriptional regulator yields the protein MSKILVIEDDNILNKTMCEFLNKFNYKTICAMRGLEGLDLAKKELPDLVILDLRLPDVNGMDLIERLKKFTEEIIIITAHGDVADAVKAIKLGVYNFLEKPVDLKVLINEVNRSLETVNLKKEIEKLKQKLNNIPELIGKSRFVEQIKEKINLIANKNIPILITGESGTGKEVVAQAIYKISNSKKFIAVNCGAIPPELFESELFGYEKGAFTGADHSKQGKFELADNGTLFLDEIGELPKNMQVKLLRVLETKEVERIGSTKPKKVNVRIIAATNRNLKKMVDDGEFREDLYFRLSVFQINVEPLRKHREDIPLLVNYFIHKANEEFNTMIKGINPDALDILIKYNWPGNVRELKNVIYSMVAISTSDILDKTLIPENIKESENLEYIKIPLGLQLEEAEKRYIIKTLEFTKNNKTQAANILGITKMTLFSKLKKWKIN